A single genomic interval of Cydia splendana chromosome 10, ilCydSple1.2, whole genome shotgun sequence harbors:
- the LOC134794492 gene encoding uncharacterized protein LOC134794492: MDWTTEKIIEFLELLQTEPSIWNHRASTHRSRKLVSQAWKRIQNNFSLSCPVEELKRKRNSLLTQYRDILRRIKESQQKASDGEDQEIYKPSWFAFDVMNSYLSNLYESPVDGAEQGLESYHEDPLSNDSDTYNEDDKSHIDVDIERINSNKRSVSWGPRILHTRRLSQDSTPSEQDYCITKKRRATQETVPAQEREFPNVNEREEDKVRECDLYGQLLAEKLKPLEQDDRLQLMNEIDNLVFNHLMRIRKQNASRNHLLGGQSMHLPGPGPSSKIP; this comes from the exons ATGGATTGGACGACTGAAAAAATCATAGAATTCCTCGAGCTACTACAGACAGAACCCTCTATATGGAACCACAGAGCAAGTACTCATAGAAGTAGAAAACTAGTGAGTCAAGCCTGGAAACGAATTCAAAATAACTTCTCTTTGTCGTGTCCGGTTGaagaattaaaaagaaaaaggaACAGTCTGTTAACGCAGTATAGAGACATTTTGAGGAGAATCAAGGAATCTCAGCAGAAAGCGTCCGACGGCGAAGACCAAGAGATATATAAGCCGTCTTGGTTTGCTTTTGATGTCATGAACAgttatttaagtaatttgtaCGAAAGTCCTGTCGATGGCGCC GAACAGGGATTAGAATCATACCACGAAGATCCGCTGTCAAATGATTCCGACACATACAACGAAGACGATAAATCACACATTGACGTAGATATAGAGAGAATAAACTCAAACAAACGGTCTGTGTCATGGGGGCCAAGAATTTTGCATACTCGCCGCTTATCCCAAGATTCTACCCCTAGCGAGCAGGATTATTGCATTACTAAGAAACGACGAGCAACGCAAGAAACAGTTCCTGCTCAAGAAAGGGAGTTTCCCAATGTCAATGAAAGAGAAGAAGACAAAGTAAGAGAATGTGACTTATATGGTCAACTATTAGCCGAGAAGTTGAAACCACTGGAGCAAGATGATAGATTACAATTAATGAACGAGATTGATAACCTTGTTTTTAACCACCTGATGAGAATAAGGAAACAGAATGCGTCTCGAAATCATTTGTTAGGTGGCCAATCTATGCATTTGCCGGGACCGGGACCGTCTAGTAAGATACCCTGA